A genome region from Christensenella minuta includes the following:
- a CDS encoding tyrosine-type recombinase/integrase: MSNSPDYHHNLNQKMTLRLREIMKDLPSFTTSFFIAMENTSTILTRVNYAADLRIFFQFLVREIPSFIGRKGSEITKEDLGKITVDDLYLFLDYLNLYTAPDNDEKFIENHERGKARKVACLRSFFKHYYRKGVLDKNICELLDTPKLHEKAIVRLEPDEVANLLDIVENGEQLTEKQKQYHKKNVTRDVAILTLFLTTGIRVSELVSINVNDVDFKNGCFKVTRKGGNQVMLYFDEETAQALSNYLDERKERGNYELASPLFLSMQGKRMSVRSVELMVKKYARIASPLKKISPHKLRSTYGTMLYDETGDIYLVADVLGHKDVNTTRKHYAAMSEDNRKRASRAVKLRK, encoded by the coding sequence ATGAGTAATTCCCCGGACTATCACCATAATTTGAATCAAAAAATGACGTTAAGACTGCGTGAGATTATGAAGGACCTTCCATCCTTTACCACTAGCTTTTTTATTGCGATGGAAAATACCTCTACGATTTTAACACGTGTGAACTATGCAGCGGATTTACGTATTTTTTTTCAGTTTTTAGTCAGGGAAATCCCCTCTTTCATTGGCCGGAAAGGTTCTGAAATTACCAAGGAAGACCTTGGCAAGATTACTGTGGATGATCTTTATCTGTTTCTGGATTATCTTAACCTGTATACTGCGCCGGATAACGACGAAAAATTTATTGAAAACCATGAACGTGGAAAGGCGCGTAAGGTTGCCTGTCTGCGCTCTTTTTTTAAGCACTATTATCGAAAAGGCGTATTAGATAAAAATATATGCGAGTTACTGGATACGCCGAAGCTTCATGAAAAAGCGATTGTTCGGCTGGAACCGGACGAAGTGGCAAATTTGCTTGATATTGTAGAGAACGGCGAGCAGCTTACGGAAAAGCAAAAGCAATATCACAAAAAAAATGTAACACGTGATGTAGCCATTCTGACGCTTTTCCTGACGACAGGAATTCGTGTTTCCGAACTGGTATCCATCAATGTTAATGATGTTGATTTTAAAAATGGATGCTTCAAGGTGACTCGTAAAGGCGGAAATCAGGTAATGCTTTATTTTGATGAGGAGACGGCACAAGCGCTTTCAAATTATCTTGACGAGCGCAAGGAACGTGGAAATTATGAGCTTGCCTCCCCACTTTTTCTTTCTATGCAAGGCAAACGAATGTCTGTGCGCAGCGTAGAGCTGATGGTAAAAAAGTATGCGCGCATTGCAAGCCCGCTGAAAAAGATTTCTCCCCATAAGCTCCGTAGCACTTACGGCACGATGCTTTATGATGAAACAGGTGACATCTATTTGGTAGCGGACGTGCTTGGGCATAAAGATGTAAACACAACCAGAAAGCATTATGCAGCGATGTCTGAGGATAACCGGAAACGGGCATCACGTGCAGTTAAATTACGGAAATAA
- the miaA gene encoding tRNA (adenosine(37)-N6)-dimethylallyltransferase MiaA translates to MKNKVYVIVGPTASGKTAAAIELAKLSGGEVISADSMQIYREMDIGTAKPDETERQGIAHHMIDIVSPDCPYSVAMFQKEAFGRIEDILSRNKTPIIAGGTGLYVNALTYRLDFTETSYDLNFRALLEKREVAELFNELSAKDPEAAARIHPNDKKRMIRRLEILHHGDGKEEYRFRVPNDDYAFIMAGLSTEREVLYERINRRVDLMMERGLLEEARQLFAKYGSMPTSMQAIGYKELVAYLNGDTDFAESVALLKKNTRHYAKRQLTWFRRDSRIRWYNTADYPNAMAIAKEILRQENNHF, encoded by the coding sequence ATGAAAAACAAAGTCTATGTAATTGTAGGGCCGACCGCTTCCGGTAAAACTGCGGCGGCGATAGAGTTGGCAAAGCTGTCTGGCGGCGAAGTGATTTCCGCTGATTCCATGCAGATTTACCGCGAAATGGATATTGGCACGGCCAAACCGGATGAGACGGAGCGGCAGGGAATCGCACATCATATGATCGATATCGTCTCTCCGGACTGCCCTTATTCTGTCGCTATGTTCCAGAAGGAGGCCTTTGGGCGGATCGAAGATATATTGAGTCGGAATAAGACGCCGATTATTGCTGGCGGAACCGGCCTTTATGTCAATGCACTTACCTATCGTCTTGATTTTACTGAGACCTCCTACGATCTTAATTTTCGTGCTTTGCTTGAAAAAAGGGAAGTGGCTGAGTTATTCAATGAATTATCTGCAAAGGATCCTGAAGCCGCCGCACGTATTCACCCTAATGACAAAAAACGCATGATCCGGCGGCTGGAAATCCTGCATCATGGAGATGGGAAGGAAGAATACCGGTTCCGCGTTCCCAATGACGATTACGCTTTTATAATGGCCGGACTCTCAACGGAAAGGGAAGTGCTGTACGAACGGATCAATAGGCGGGTCGATTTGATGATGGAGCGTGGACTGCTTGAGGAAGCACGGCAACTATTCGCAAAATACGGCAGTATGCCGACCTCCATGCAGGCAATCGGCTATAAAGAGCTGGTCGCGTATCTAAATGGCGATACGGATTTTGCAGAATCGGTTGCTTTACTAAAAAAAAATACGCGCCATTACGCCAAACGGCAGCTCACCTGGTTTCGGCGGGACAGCCGAATACGCTGGTATAACACCGCTGATTATCCGAATGCAATGGCAATTGCCAAAGAAATTTTAAGACAGGAGAATAATCATTTTTAA
- a CDS encoding methionine gamma-lyase family protein, whose product MDIISYISKHFHIDPKLVEFVFECEKEVAPVFKSFQETAQANQFRVIEAFQKNDVSARHFYASTGYGYGDEGREKLCRVFADAFGAEEAIVSPMLMSGTHAISTALFGLLRPGDTLYSLTGKPYDTLLSTLYGASGSLEEYGIRFRCAPLKNDGRIDIDAAIAGIKSDPTVKVIYLQRSTGYEIRPAFTVEALGKAIAAIRGEFPDRIIMVDNCYGEFVCTEEPTSVGADVIAGSLIKNPGGGIAPTGGYIAGKSGLIEKIAGRFSAPGIGTEIGSYAFGYQQYYQGFFMAPHTVCQALQGVALAARIFERLGYQSQPSCNAIRGDITQSIIFGNEEAMTGFIRGIQRASAIDGHVVPYAWDMPGYDDKVIMAAGTFVQGASVELTADGPIREPYAAYLQGALTYEHAKLGILYALDSMGAALQNNRKI is encoded by the coding sequence ATGGACATTATTTCGTATATCAGCAAGCATTTTCATATTGATCCCAAACTTGTAGAATTCGTATTTGAATGTGAAAAAGAAGTGGCGCCGGTCTTCAAATCATTTCAGGAAACCGCACAGGCCAACCAATTTCGTGTGATTGAAGCATTCCAGAAGAATGATGTATCCGCACGGCATTTTTATGCGTCAACGGGATATGGCTATGGCGACGAAGGACGCGAAAAGCTGTGCCGTGTATTTGCGGATGCGTTTGGCGCGGAGGAAGCGATTGTTTCTCCCATGCTGATGAGCGGTACTCACGCAATTTCTACCGCCTTATTTGGCCTTCTTCGGCCCGGAGATACCTTATATTCGCTTACCGGGAAACCCTATGATACGTTGCTTTCCACGCTGTATGGCGCAAGCGGCTCCCTCGAGGAATATGGAATCCGGTTCCGTTGTGCACCGCTTAAAAATGATGGCAGGATCGATATCGACGCTGCTATCGCCGGGATCAAGAGCGATCCAACCGTAAAAGTAATCTATTTGCAGCGTTCCACAGGCTATGAAATCCGCCCTGCCTTTACGGTTGAAGCTTTGGGTAAGGCAATTGCAGCAATTCGCGGCGAATTTCCGGATAGAATTATTATGGTCGACAATTGCTATGGGGAATTCGTATGTACCGAGGAACCCACTTCCGTCGGCGCCGATGTGATCGCTGGTTCCTTGATTAAAAATCCCGGCGGCGGCATTGCGCCTACCGGAGGATATATCGCGGGGAAAAGCGGCTTGATCGAAAAAATTGCCGGACGCTTTTCCGCGCCCGGGATCGGTACAGAAATCGGGTCCTATGCGTTTGGCTACCAGCAATATTACCAGGGATTTTTTATGGCGCCCCATACCGTCTGTCAGGCTCTTCAAGGAGTGGCGCTTGCCGCGCGGATATTTGAGCGGTTGGGCTACCAGTCCCAGCCTTCCTGTAATGCCATACGGGGGGATATCACACAATCCATCATATTCGGCAACGAAGAGGCCATGACGGGCTTTATACGCGGCATACAACGCGCTTCAGCCATTGACGGGCATGTTGTACCATATGCATGGGATATGCCGGGATACGACGATAAAGTGATTATGGCCGCGGGAACATTTGTTCAGGGAGCTTCTGTCGAATTAACCGCCGATGGTCCCATACGTGAGCCGTACGCAGCCTATCTTCAGGGTGCGCTTACCTATGAACATGCAAAATTGGGCATCCTGTACGCACTTGATTCGATGGGCGCAGCATTGCAAAATAATAGAAAGATATAA
- the rnhA gene encoding ribonuclease HI has protein sequence MLKEVIIYCDGACSGNPGPGGWACVLEYRGNRKEISGFAADTTNNRMELTAALQGLLALKERCSVKVHTDSAYIHNAFEKGWIIAWQNNGWKTAAKKPVENQDLWKQLLNASKNHVVKWYKVKGHADDELNNLCDKLARGQIKKNIVD, from the coding sequence ATGCTGAAGGAAGTAATTATTTATTGCGACGGCGCGTGTTCGGGGAACCCCGGGCCGGGCGGTTGGGCCTGTGTGCTTGAGTACCGGGGGAACCGGAAGGAAATTTCTGGATTTGCAGCAGATACGACAAACAACCGCATGGAGCTTACAGCGGCTCTCCAGGGGCTTCTCGCGCTTAAGGAGAGATGCAGTGTGAAAGTCCATACCGATAGCGCCTATATTCACAATGCTTTTGAAAAAGGCTGGATCATTGCTTGGCAAAACAACGGATGGAAAACAGCTGCAAAAAAGCCCGTGGAGAATCAGGACCTGTGGAAGCAACTTCTCAATGCTTCCAAGAATCATGTTGTTAAATGGTATAAAGTAAAAGGCCATGCGGATGACGAGCTGAATAATCTTTGTGATAAATTGGCGCGCGGACAAATCAAAAAGAATATTGTAGACTGA